The following nucleotide sequence is from Bacteroidota bacterium.
ACCTTCGAGTTTTGCTTTTTGAAGTTTTTCGGGAAAGGAGTGGAGAATATAACTTTCGAGGTTTTGCCATTGGATGAGGCATTTGTCTTTTTCATCTTCGAGGAGGACGTGGAAGGATTCTGAGATTTCATCGCGCTGCTGTGCGTCTGGCATATCGCTTGCGGCAGTGACGAGGGCTATTTGGGCGTTGCCGTAGGCGGTGGTGTAGGTTGTTAAATGATTGGTGAAGTCAGAAACATTTTCGAGATAGGAATTCCATCCGAGGATTGCGACTGCATAGAGTTCTTCTTGTCCGCAGTTGTATTGTGCTTTGGGGCGTGGGGTTTGTAGGGGCATAAATTTTAATTTGTTAATGTGTTAATTTGAAGATTTGAAAATTGATTAGTTGGCATTAAAAAAATCTTTGTGTTTGCATCCGATTTTCTTTATGAACTGGTCGAGTGTATCTGCAGGAATGTTTTGGATGAGCATGAATTATTTTTTCTTGTTTCTTTTCTTCCTGATGTATTGCATTTCTTAAAAGGGTAACCAATTGCGAATCTGTAATTTTATATTTGTTAATAATTGTATTTCTTTTGATACCCGAATTATAATCATCTACAACTTGCTGATCCTGATTCAATGAAACAGGTTTGTTTTTCTGATGTATTTTATTCATTGTGTTAGAAATAAATTCACAATTTGATAAACTTTTTTGTGATTTGTTTTTCGTTGTTATATATATTAAGAAAATAAAATCCCTGTAAAATATTTTTCAAATCCAATCTCAATAAATTACTCCCCTTGATAACTCCCAATTGTGAACTGCTTATTTTCTTTCCATATAAGTCAGAAATTTCTATCTGAACATTCCCGTCTTCGGGGCTTTGGAGTGTGGCGAGAAGTTGATCGGTAAAAGGCGTGCCTTGTAAGAGCAAATTCCATTCATCAGCAGGAGAACAGATAACTGAGATGGGTGGGAAGTATTCGTACTTGCCGTTGTAGTCGGTTTGTTTTAAACGATAATACAAAGCCCCACCCCATCCCTCCCCATTGGGGAGGGGGTCAGTAAATTCATATTGCTGAATGGTGGAAGAATTGCCTGTGCCTTGCATTTTTCCTATTGCTTCAAATGTTTTTCCATTTATGCTTCGCTCAATGGTAAAATAATCGTTATTGATTTCGGTTGCAGTTTGCCAGTTGAGTTTTACCAAATTGTTTTCACAATTTGCTGTGAGGGAAAGGAGTTCAACGGGTAAAGAAGAATAATTATCAATCTTAGTTATAAAAGATTCTCCTCCTGCTGTTGTTCCAAAAACTGTACGGCTGGAAGAAAAATTAAGATAGTTATTGGTAATTCCAGCTGCAAATATATTTCCTGAACCGTCTATGGCAAGTGCGTATGCAATGTCGGGATTGCTGCCAGTAATTATATCTGTAGATAAATGTGTTGTTAAGGTATTATCAAATCTTGATACATAAGCATCTGCTATTCCCAATGAGGGTCCTTGCACTCCATAAACATTGCGGCTGGGTGCAAAATCATTTGATGCGTTACCCGATCCTGCCACAACAACATTACCTGTTGCTGCTTCAATGGCAATTGCGTAGGCATTATCTTCGCTGTTTCCGGTAACTATAGCTGTGGCAATATGAGTAGAGAGCGTATTGTCAAACTTTGTAATAAAAGCATCAGATGAACCGCCTGTTGTTCCAAATACTGTACGACTGGAGGAAAAATTAGTGGAGTTAAGAGTATATCCTGCAATAAAAATATTTAATGAAGCATCTATTGCGATTGCTCTTGTGTAATCATTTCCGCCTCCTGTAATAATAGCAGTTGCAAGATGTGTTGTTAAGGTATTATTAAGTTTTGTTACAAAAGCAGAATTTCCGCCCACTGTTCCATAAATAGTTCGTGAGGGGGAAAAGTTGGTTTCAAGATCGGTAGTTCCGCCAGAAAAAACGTTACCCGAACCATCTATGGCAAGTGCGTATGCATAATCGGTTCCTCCTCCTCTAATAATGGCTGTTGCCAGATGAGAGGTTAAGGTATTATTAAACTTAGTAACAAACGCATCCCAGTTTCCAGATGAGCCAAAGTTGGTACGGCTGGGTGCAAAATTAGATGATGTTCCTGTTGTTCCGGCCGCAAAAATATTTCCTGAACCGTCTATGGCAAGTGCGTATGCAAGATCAGTTCCGCCACCAGTAATAATGGCTGTTGCAATATGTGTTGTTAAGTTATTATTAAGTTTTGTTATAAAAGCATTTGCTGCACCACCTGCGGTTCCAAAAGTCGTTCGGGTGGGTGCAAAATCAGCTGAACTCGTACTTCCTGTTATAAAAATATCTCCTGAACCATCAATAGCAATGGCGTTGGCAACGTCACTCCCACTTCCGCATATAATTGCAGTGGCAAGATGGATAGTTAATCCATTATCAAATTTCGTTACAAAAGCATCATTTGACCCTAAAGTTCCGAAAATAGTGCGTGATGGGTTAAAAGTGGCTTGATTAAGTGTGTATCCAGCAGCAAAAACATTTCCTGAAGCATCAATGGCAAGTCCATTAATATAGTCCACATTATTGCTTGCTATAATGGCTGTTGTTATGGGATCAATAGTAAGCTGGGCATTTTTATCGTAATTGGATGCAAGGTATTCAATGTGATTTTTACTTATTCTGTATTGCACATTGATTTTTTCCTGAGCATTATCTTTATTTTTCTGGAAGGCATAGATTTTTCCCATTGTAATTTTAATTTTCTTCTTCGTTATTACAATTTCGTTTTCACCTGTCATGCTGATTTTTCCGCCTGGAACTTCCAGACATATATCATCCACATTCCCTCCGGGATAAACATACCATATCAGTTCAATCTTTCCATTATTCACTCCTTCAATACCAAGGTCAATAAAAGGGTAGATATTTTTATAAAGTATGTTGCCGTAGGATGGAATATCGGTTATTTCCTTTTTGGCGGGCGCAGCCGGAATATTTCCGAAGTAATTGAACTTGCCTTGAAGAAGTTTTGTTCCTTCAACAATAATTTGTGAATTACGATTTTTGATTTTTATTTCTACCCCGTTAAAAATAATCCTGTCAGCATATATGGCAGTTCCTTTGGGAAACCAACTGTAAAAAAGAATATTCCTTTTTTCTTGCCCATTATTTTTCACAAACACAAGCGATTGCCTTTGAAAAATGGTATCAGACGCGCTAAGAAGAAACGCGATGAAAATAAAAAACAACGAACAAGTAAATTTTTTAAACATAGGTTTATCTTGTAATAAATATTTTATTGGCCGAACTTTCATTTTTTGTTCTTATATAGAGGAAATAAACTCCGGTATTGCATTCTCCAACATCAATTTTTAATTCTATATCAAAAGTTTTGGCACGATAAACAGTTTCTCCTATTATGTTTTGGATGCTGATTTCTTTCAAAGATTTATCGTTGTATAGTTGTATATTGAAAATTCCATTATTCGGATTTGGAAAAACAATTGGAAAATTTTCATTTGTATTTTCTTCAACGCTGTTTGGGGTGCAGGACGTATTATTATACAGCACCACCAAACTCTGGGAAGTTTGTCCCGCCAGAACAACATCGCGCAAGCCGTCATCATTTATATCTCCCACTGCCAATGACTGCGGTTTGTAGGGGGAATAGGGAGTTGGAAATAACTGGTAAGGGTTGAGTGTGCCGGATGTGTTTTGCGCATACACGCTTATGTTCATCCATCCTCCGTTCGCCACAATTACATCTTTCAAACCATCGCAGTTGAGGTCGGCAATTTCTACCGACTGGGGTGCATCGTAGCATGGATAAGTAACAGGATTGCCGGAAGGATCATTCTGAAGCCATATAGAAATAAATGTATTGGGTTGGTTGCCACCGTGCGTTACAACAATATCGTTTGCGCCATCATTGTTTACATCACCTACAGCAACTCCTTTTGTATTGATATTGCCCAAGTCGTTGAAAATAGGCGGTAATAAACCACCGGCAGGGTCTTGTGGGAATATGGCTATGTTTTCAATTGAAAAAGTTTGTCCGCGCATTAAAATTACATCGTTCTTTCCGTCTCCTGTGGCATCCGCAATCTCAATTTCATCGTAACCAGCTGCAGTAATTGAATAAGTGGAAGATGTGAAACCACCTGCTGTTTGCTGATAAAATACGCGGATATAATTGCTTTGCCAATGCCCCGTTGCAATATCGGTCAATCCATCACTATTCAAATCGCCCGCTTTCATTGCGTCTGTATTTGTTCCTGAATAATAGGCAAGCAAAGGGTCGAGCGTACCGGATGAGTTTTGATAAAGGATTCCGATTGAATCGCCAAAACTTATGATTACATCATTTCGCAGGTCGTTGTTCACATCGGCAACATCAATTGTCTTAATGTATCGCCCGTCATATTTTACAAAGGGATTCAGTATACCGGAGGCGTTTTGCTGGAAAACAAAAATCTTATTATCATAAAGTGAATCGGAAGGAAATGATGCTGATGTTCCCAGCACCACATCATTCAAGTTATCATTGTTCAAATCGCCAATCGCCACTATTTCGGGCTGAGAGCCGATGGCATAGGATTGAAAGGTTTGAAAACTGATGGGGGTTTGCGCTAATGCATTGGTTGAAATAACCAGTGCGATAATTATACTATTTATTGTTTTCATCTTTGAGTTTGTTGAATTGTTGTTTGTTTTATGTTTTTGCCCCATGAATAAGAAATGCTTAAGAAAACTCCTAACATGGAAGTGTTAAAGTTGTTATTAACTGAGGTCTTATGTAATTTTTTCTCCCACACAGTTTTCCCATACGAAGCGATACCTTCTACTCCAAATAAAAAATCTTTTGATGCCCTTATGCTTACTCCCGCACCAGTGCCGAAACTATATCCGCTGCCATATACCTCGTATCCATACTTTTGCGGCTGAGGATAAGTGCGTCTTATTAAAATTTCTGAAAAAGAACCATTCCACGCGGCATAGCAATAGGTTTGAAAGAGCCCCTTTTCGCTTTAAAAAATATCTTCCCTGTAAGCCAAGATTACCTGCGCTAATATCTTCTATATCGTATATGAAAGGAAAGTTGGGGTCATTATTAGGGAAAGTATAGTAAGGATAAGCATGTCTAAAAAATGTGTGATATTCATAAAAATGAACTCCTATGGCGAAGCGTTCACTAACGCGTAAAAGATATTCTAATTTTATGCTTATTTCAGGTCTGGCGCTTATCTCAAAAGAAGACAAACTATCTGGATAATTAAATACAGAATTCTCAAATGCTTTTGGATAGCCGATGGATAATGTAAATTGATGTTTAGGAAGGAGGGTGCCAAGCCATTCTTTTCTCGTCATTTTGGTAAGCGTATCATTTGCAGACGCAGATGAAACCAACAGGCATGAAAAAACACTGTATTGTAATATTTTTGCTTTCATTTGGAAAAGGTTTATTGTATGATTAGTTTTCCGGAAGAAATATTTTTTTCGTCTGATGTTACTTTATAAAAATATATTCCCTGCGAAAGTTTATTTACCGGAACGGAATATTGTTCTGACTCTTCTGCCCGTTGTATAAAATGCTCCTGTACAAGCAAACCGAGCGGGTTGTATATTTTGCAGGAAATATTTTTTGTTTCCTTATTAAACTGAAGGTGGAAAATATCCTTTGCCGGATTGGGAGCAACAGTGATTACATCATTATTATCTGCAAGACCGGGAATATAAGTGGGAGGGCAAGGCAACAGTTGAACATTTACACTGTCATGTAAAAAATCAACCCATAAGGTTCCACATGCAAATTGTCTTTGCCATATTCTTCCCTGATGAGTGGCAGGACCAAGAGGCGCTCCAAGCGTGTCTGGCCATCGAATAAATTCCGACCATTGAAAAGATGGATAGGATATCCAACTGCCATAAACAGTAGTAAATATCGGGTCTCCCGGATTTCTTACAAGCATGGCTGCGGCAGCAACCATTAAATGTTCTTTAATCATGGTATCATTATACACAGTGCCTGTTGGAGTTGGAATCAGCAATATTAATTTCCCGGAATCAAGCACATTGCGATATGCCTGCAATTCATTAACTAGTTGAAGCCCCAAAGGGTCTCCAATCGTATCTTTTCTAAAATATTTAGCAACAGGTTGCTCAGCCATGATGCCATCCACATATTGAAAGGGGAATGTATTCCATTGGAGGCAAGGGAAGCCAGCATAATTAACTACTAACGGCAAACCGGCAGAATCACAATAATATTTTATTCTTCTAAGATGAGGAGCCCAAATGGTGTCAAAATCAAATCCAAAAACTCCATCATATCCTAAGTTATCTAACGAAAGAAAGTCGGCATTAGGAAACTCTGCCAAGGAACGGTCTACAATTAATTTTGCAAATTTCCGACTTGCAACTGTATCTGCAATATTCACAATTCGGGTATTTGTATCACCCCAGAATTGCGAGGTGAGATTAGCATATCCAATATCTTCCCATGTTACACATTCTGAGGGCACGGCATTCAGTTTGGCTTGAGGCCTGCTTACTATGCTGGATTTATAGATGCCTATCAAATGAGGATTGGGCGAACATAAGTTGTAATAGTTTCTCATTGCCTGCACATTTGTTATCGTATCAAAAGAATATTTTGCAATAGTCCAGTAAACCGATGTGCAAAAAACAGAATCGGGAGAATAAGCCATTACCTGAGGATTGACTCCGCAATTAAAATTTAATTGATTATCTGAAGAAATTCCTTGCAGCCACGCAGGTTGGGAGTAGGTATATTGCACGGATAATTGAAGCAGCAATAATCCGAAGAGAAGCCGTATCATTTTATTGTATTATTATTTTTCCAGATGAAATATTTTTTTCTTCTGAAATGATTTTGTAGAAATATATACCTTGTGGATGTGCGGAGATATCAATTATAGATTTGGATGCGGATGTAAAAGACCTATGAATGCACTCTCCGAGTGTATTGTATATTTCTATTTTGTTATGACTATCGCTGAGGGCTTTCACTTCTATTATTCCATTTGTGGGATTAGGGAAAACAGTAATTGTATTTTCCATTGTGTTTTCTTCCTGAGCAAAGTTGGGGGAACATGCTTGCGTTTCCGATGCAAAAATCAAACTGCTTTGGAATGCGGGAGGCGGAGCGACTATTGTGCCTGCTGAAATTACAGGAGTAAAAGTTCCGATTGCAGGCGCTATTGTCAATGCTACGGTATTCATGGCATTGCTGCAATTTGAATTACCCGATGAGTCGGTTTTGATAACAAAAAATTCATGGTCATAGTTTGGCGGAGGCGTAAAGCTTCTTGCTCCGCCAGCCATTAAAAATCCGCCATCCATGGTTGGTTTCATAGAGCGTATTTCGTCCTCATGAGTTCCGCCATAGGTTTTGCCCCATTGAAAAGTTCCGAATGTATCTAACTTGCATAGGAAAGCATCATAACTGCCTGCTCCATAACTATCGGTTTTTCCAGCCAGCATATAACTATTGGGTGAAGAATACACAACAGAGTAACCGTAATCATTTCCTGAACCGGAAATAACTTTATACCATAGTGGATTTCCACCCGAATCAGTAAGCGTTACATTGATATCCGGGTCTCCGTTTCCATAACTCCAAGTTGTACCACTTATAATTGCTCCTTCATTTGGCGCAGGGCTTATTGAAAACGCATAATCAGCATTAGTTCCGCCATAAACTGTTGTCCAGAGCGGATTTCCAATTGCATCAACTTTCATAAGAAGTATATCATAATTTCCTGCGCTTGCATTAGAGGAGTATCCTGTTATTTTGTATCCGCCATCAGAAGTTTGAAGTGCGCTGTAACCAACAGTTGCCCCTGTGCCTCCGTAAGTTTTTGTCCATTGTGCATTACCATCGCTATCGGTTTTGATTAAGTAAGCATCGCTGTTGCCTGTTCCAAAACTTGTAGTATATCCTGTAATGAGAAACCCTCCATCTGTAGTTGAAATAACATCATTGGGCACATCGCTGCTTGCTCCTCCGAATTCCTGCGTCCACAAAATATTCCCCTGTGTATCAGTTTTCATAAGAAAAATATTGCCGCTGGTTGTGTCTAAAAAACTCATCGTGATTCCAGTGATAATTATATTGCCATCATTTGTTTGTTTAACACTGTATGCCCAATCGCTTTTAGAACCGCCATAAGTCATGTTCCATTGATATGTTCCTGCTGCATCGGTTTTTATAACAAGTATGTCTAAATATTGATTAATTGAACTTGGAGTTTGTCCTACAATAATATAACCTCCATCATTCATTGTTTCGGCAGAATAAGCGTAATTTGATTTTATATCTCCATAACATTTTTCAAAACCAGATGAAGATTGTGAAAAGGAATTGTTTGTGTTCATTCCAATGCCGATAGCTACTGCAAAAAATATTTTTGTCTTATTTTTATCTTTCAATTTCATAGGATGGAATTTTTGATGTATTGCTTTTTGAGAACAAAGGTGAAGAAGAAATGTTTGTGAAACAATCCGAGTGGGAGGGTATTTTGTGATACCCATTAGCACGGATTACCACAACCCTCTTTCTAATAAGAGCGAAAGCAATATAGTTAAAGAGAGTGAGAGAAGAAAATCAATTTGTCAGATTATTCTCTATGGCGTATTTGATAAGACCTACCAAACTTTTCGTATTGGTTTTGCGGAAAATATTTTTACGGTGTGTTTCCACGGTTCGTTCGCTGATGAAAAGCGCTTCTGCAATTTGACTATTGGAAAATTCTTTAGCTATCAGTTGAATTATTTCTTTTTCTCTCGGAGTGAGATGTGCTTTTTGTTCTTCGGTGGATAATTGTTTTTTTTCAGCAATATTTTTCATCATTTCAGCAGAAACTTCATCACTGAAAAATAATCCTCCATCGTGAATTTTCAGCAGAGCATCTACCAATTCTTGTTTGCCGGTGTTTTTTAAAATATAGCCCGACACACCCGCATCCAGCATTTCACTGATCATCCCCTTTTCGCCATACATGGAAAGAGCAAGAATTTTTATTTGAGGATATTTTTTATTAATGACAGCGGTAAATTCTATTCCTGACATTTCGGGCATATTTATATCGGTAACTATTATATCGGGATTGATTCGAGGAATTATTTCAAGTGCTTTTTCACAACGAGTTGCCTCACCCGCAATTTCAAATTGGATATTGTTTTTCAGTAATGCTTTCATTCCATCAATCAAAATCTGATGGTCGTCCACAAACATTATTCTTATTTTCTTCTCTTTTTTCATTTTGAAATACTACGTATTGGTTGTTAAAGGTAATTCAATAAACATCACTGTTCCTTTTCCAACTCGCGAGTCAATTTCTATTTTTGCATTCAGAATTTCCAAGCGGGAATTAATGTTATTCCAGCCGTTGCCAGCGCTTGTTTTCAAAATAGTTGTATCAAAACCCTTTCCATCATCTTCCATCATCAAGGTTAATTCCGATTCGCTCCGATTCAACTGTATGTGAATTTCAGCGGCATGTGCATACTTAATAATGTTGTTCAATAATTCCTGAATAATGCGGTAGAGTTGTATCTCCATAGCGTTATCAAGCCGTTTTTCCATTCCATCACTTTCAATAAAAATTTTCAAAGCATAGGAATGATTTAATTTATCTGCCAAATCGTTAAGGGCGGGAATCAACCCGCTTTTCACAAGCAAGCCCGGCATCATATTGTGAGAGATATTTCTCAATTCACTGCAAGAATCATCAATCAGTTCAATCGCATTTTTGTATTGAATTTTATAGTCATCCTCTTTGCTGTCATCTAATGCAGCAATATTTAATTTTACGGCCGAAAGCATTTGCCCGATGCCATCGTGCAATTCTTCCGCAATTCTTTTTCGCTCTTTTTCCTGTGCAATGACTATTGATTTGAGCCTCAATTTTTCCTGCTTCAATAATTCTTCACTTAATGATTTTTGTTGTGCGCTAATTTTTTGCTGGTAACTGTTTTTCATCTTTAATTGCCTTCTGTTGTATAACAATACAACAACGATGATTAACAAACCAGAAATACCAATGATAGCATTACGAACAGTTTGTTGCTTTTGCAGCCGTTCGCCTTTCACTTCATTTTCTTTGTTGAGTAATTGAATCTGTTTTTCTTTTTTCTCCGTCTCGTATTTAGTTTGCATCTCGGTTATCTGCTTGCTGCTTTCTTCATTGAAGATGCTGTCTTTTATTTGAGAATAGAGTTGATAATATGTATGAGCGTTTTTGTAATCATTCATTTTTTCATTTACTTCTGATAATCTTTGATATGCTTCCATCATCCCATCCTTTACTTCTACTTCTTTGAATAGCTGCAAACTATTTAATAAATATGTGGTCGCTTCGGCATAATTCTTTTTTTCCATATAGGTGCTTCCGATGTTAATATAAGAAGTAGCGATGCCTTCTTTATTGTCGATTTCCTCATATATTTTGAGC
It contains:
- a CDS encoding T9SS type A sorting domain-containing protein, with product MIRLLFGLLLLQLSVQYTYSQPAWLQGISSDNQLNFNCGVNPQVMAYSPDSVFCTSVYWTIAKYSFDTITNVQAMRNYYNLCSPNPHLIGIYKSSIVSRPQAKLNAVPSECVTWEDIGYANLTSQFWGDTNTRIVNIADTVASRKFAKLIVDRSLAEFPNADFLSLDNLGYDGVFGFDFDTIWAPHLRRIKYYCDSAGLPLVVNYAGFPCLQWNTFPFQYVDGIMAEQPVAKYFRKDTIGDPLGLQLVNELQAYRNVLDSGKLILLIPTPTGTVYNDTMIKEHLMVAAAAMLVRNPGDPIFTTVYGSWISYPSFQWSEFIRWPDTLGAPLGPATHQGRIWQRQFACGTLWVDFLHDSVNVQLLPCPPTYIPGLADNNDVITVAPNPAKDIFHLQFNKETKNISCKIYNPLGLLVQEHFIQRAEESEQYSVPVNKLSQGIYFYKVTSDEKNISSGKLIIQ
- a CDS encoding response regulator transcription factor; translation: MKKEKKIRIMFVDDHQILIDGMKALLKNNIQFEIAGEATRCEKALEIIPRINPDIIVTDINMPEMSGIEFTAVINKKYPQIKILALSMYGEKGMISEMLDAGVSGYILKNTGKQELVDALLKIHDGGLFFSDEVSAEMMKNIAEKKQLSTEEQKAHLTPREKEIIQLIAKEFSNSQIAEALFISERTVETHRKNIFRKTNTKSLVGLIKYAIENNLTN
- a CDS encoding T9SS type A sorting domain-containing protein: MKLKDKNKTKIFFAVAIGIGMNTNNSFSQSSSGFEKCYGDIKSNYAYSAETMNDGGYIIVGQTPSSINQYLDILVIKTDAAGTYQWNMTYGGSKSDWAYSVKQTNDGNIIITGITMSFLDTTSGNIFLMKTDTQGNILWTQEFGGASSDVPNDVISTTDGGFLITGYTTSFGTGNSDAYLIKTDSDGNAQWTKTYGGTGATVGYSALQTSDGGYKITGYSSNASAGNYDILLMKVDAIGNPLWTTVYGGTNADYAFSISPAPNEGAIISGTTWSYGNGDPDINVTLTDSGGNPLWYKVISGSGNDYGYSVVYSSPNSYMLAGKTDSYGAGSYDAFLCKLDTFGTFQWGKTYGGTHEDEIRSMKPTMDGGFLMAGGARSFTPPPNYDHEFFVIKTDSSGNSNCSNAMNTVALTIAPAIGTFTPVISAGTIVAPPPAFQSSLIFASETQACSPNFAQEENTMENTITVFPNPTNGIIEVKALSDSHNKIEIYNTLGECIHRSFTSASKSIIDISAHPQGIYFYKIISEEKNISSGKIIIQ
- a CDS encoding sensor histidine kinase; amino-acid sequence: MLRYFHILLFFILITGGMGQSHAQNKTIDSLLVLLKKDKEDTNKVNHLNKLCWEYQTADNYDTALHYGNFALQLAKQLNFHKGIANTYNNIGIIYSIQGNYTKALENCFASLKIREETGDKKSIAGSYNDIGLIYRNQGNYTKALENYLASLKIREETGDKKNIAASYNNIGLIYRNQSNYAMALENYFASLKIYKEFSNKAGIAASYINIGEIYRSQGNYAMALENYFASLKIYKEIGNKTGIASSYNNIGEIYRNQGNYTKALGNYFTSLKIYEEIDNKEGIATSYINIGSTYMEKKNYAEATTYLLNSLQLFKEVEVKDGMMEAYQRLSEVNEKMNDYKNAHTYYQLYSQIKDSIFNEESSKQITEMQTKYETEKKEKQIQLLNKENEVKGERLQKQQTVRNAIIGISGLLIIVVVLLYNRRQLKMKNSYQQKISAQQKSLSEELLKQEKLRLKSIVIAQEKERKRIAEELHDGIGQMLSAVKLNIAALDDSKEDDYKIQYKNAIELIDDSCSELRNISHNMMPGLLVKSGLIPALNDLADKLNHSYALKIFIESDGMEKRLDNAMEIQLYRIIQELLNNIIKYAHAAEIHIQLNRSESELTLMMEDDGKGFDTTILKTSAGNGWNNINSRLEILNAKIEIDSRVGKGTVMFIELPLTTNT
- a CDS encoding VCBS repeat-containing protein: MKTINSIIIALVISTNALAQTPISFQTFQSYAIGSQPEIVAIGDLNNDNLNDVVLGTSASFPSDSLYDNKIFVFQQNASGILNPFVKYDGRYIKTIDVADVNNDLRNDVIISFGDSIGILYQNSSGTLDPLLAYYSGTNTDAMKAGDLNSDGLTDIATGHWQSNYIRVFYQQTAGGFTSSTYSITAAGYDEIEIADATGDGKNDVILMRGQTFSIENIAIFPQDPAGGLLPPIFNDLGNINTKGVAVGDVNNDGANDIVVTHGGNQPNTFISIWLQNDPSGNPVTYPCYDAPQSVEIADLNCDGLKDVIVANGGWMNISVYAQNTSGTLNPYQLFPTPYSPYKPQSLAVGDINDDGLRDVVLAGQTSQSLVVLYNNTSCTPNSVEENTNENFPIVFPNPNNGIFNIQLYNDKSLKEISIQNIIGETVYRAKTFDIELKIDVGECNTGVYFLYIRTKNESSANKIFITR
- a CDS encoding SBBP repeat-containing protein; this encodes MFKKFTCSLFFIFIAFLLSASDTIFQRQSLVFVKNNGQEKRNILFYSWFPKGTAIYADRIIFNGVEIKIKNRNSQIIVEGTKLLQGKFNYFGNIPAAPAKKEITDIPSYGNILYKNIYPFIDLGIEGVNNGKIELIWYVYPGGNVDDICLEVPGGKISMTGENEIVITKKKIKITMGKIYAFQKNKDNAQEKINVQYRISKNHIEYLASNYDKNAQLTIDPITTAIIASNNVDYINGLAIDASGNVFAAGYTLNQATFNPSRTIFGTLGSNDAFVTKFDNGLTIHLATAIICGSGSDVANAIAIDGSGDIFITGSTSSADFAPTRTTFGTAGGAANAFITKLNNNLTTHIATAIITGGGTDLAYALAIDGSGNIFAAGTTGTSSNFAPSRTNFGSSGNWDAFVTKFNNTLTSHLATAIIRGGGTDYAYALAIDGSGNVFSGGTTDLETNFSPSRTIYGTVGGNSAFVTKLNNTLTTHLATAIITGGGNDYTRAIAIDASLNIFIAGYTLNSTNFSSSRTVFGTTGGSSDAFITKFDNTLSTHIATAIVTGNSEDNAYAIAIEAATGNVVVAGSGNASNDFAPSRNVYGVQGPSLGIADAYVSRFDNTLTTHLSTDIITGSNPDIAYALAIDGSGNIFAAGITNNYLNFSSSRTVFGTTAGGESFITKIDNYSSLPVELLSLTANCENNLVKLNWQTATEINNDYFTIERSINGKTFEAIGKMQGTGNSSTIQQYEFTDPLPNGEGWGGALYYRLKQTDYNGKYEYFPPISVICSPADEWNLLLQGTPFTDQLLATLQSPEDGNVQIEISDLYGKKISSSQLGVIKGSNLLRLDLKNILQGFYFLNIYNNEKQITKKFIKL